The nucleotide window GCCCGATGTGACAGGCTTATTGATAAAGTCCTCCGTGTTTGACAAAACGGGGATGTCGGCGGCCTTTAGAATCGGCTCACCCATATCGACACGCACAGTGGCGACAGTGCCGTTTTCAACGTTCAGCGTCAGGGATTTGAGACCGGCGAGCGTCTCAACCGATAACGTAGTTTTTTCGGTCAGACTTCTGTCGAAAACGTATTTCCCAAAGCTGCGGATGCCGTTGCCGCACATTTGTGCTTCCGAACCGTCGGCATTGAAAATGCGCATCTTAAAATCAGCCGTTTCAGACGGGCAGATCAGTATGATCCCGTCACCGCCGATCCCGAAATGGCGGTCGGAGAGACGGCGCGAAAGGGCGGCCGGATCGTCAACTGTTTCGGTCAGGCAATTGATGTGGACATAGTCGTTGCCGATGCCGTGCATCTTAGTGAATTTCAACCGCAGCACTTCCCATCATGAATTCCTGAAATCGGATAATTTTCCGTAAAGCAGGCGTCGCAAAAAGTACATTTGGCGTTGGGGGCGATTTTTTGTAAATTATCAAGGCTTAAAAAGCCGAGACTGTCGGCCCCGATGATCCGGCACATCTCTTCGGTTGTATATTGGCAGGCAAAAAGCTCGTTTTTAGAGGGAATATCCGTTCCGAAATAGCAGGGGCCGACAAATTTTGGCGCGGAAGAGAGCATGTGAACTTCTTTTGCGCCCGCATCGCGCAAGAGCCTTATAATCTGGCCGGACGTCGTCCCGCGCACGACGGAATCGTCAATCATCACAACGCGCTTTCCGGAAACCGTTGCCCGAAGGGGGTTGAGCTTGAGCTTGACGGCCAGCGCGCGGCTTTGCTGCGTGGGCTTAATAAACGTTCTGCCGACGTAACGGTTTTTGACAAAGCCGTCGTTATAGGGGATGCCGGAGGCAAGGGCATAACCCTTGGCGGCGATGAGGCCGGAGTCCGGCACACCGATGACGACGTCGGCGTCGATTGGGTACTGCTCGGCAAGGTAAGCCCCCGCCAGCATCCGCGAGTCATGCACGCTCTGCCCGTCAATCACGCTGTCCGGGCGGGCAAAATAAATGTATTCAAAAATGCAGAGGTTCGATTTTTTGCCGCAGCCATATTTGAGACTGCTGACAACGCCGTCCTCAACGTAGACAACTTCGCCAGGCTCAATATCACGCTCGAAAACAGCGCCGACGCTGTCGAGCGCGCAGCTCTCGGAAGCAAACACAATGGCATTGCCGCGACGGCCCATACAAAGAGGGCGGAAGCCCCATGGGTCGCGGGCGGCAATCAGCTTGCGGGACGACATGACGACGAGGGAGTACGCGCCGTCCAGATGATCCATTGCCTGTCGCACGGCCTGCTCAATGCTGGGGGAGTGTAGCCGCTCCTGAGCGATGATATAGGCGATGACCTCCGAGTCCGTCGTCGTATGAAAAATCGCGCCCTTATATTCATATTCCCGCTTGAGCTCTTCCGTGTTGACGAGATTGCCGTTGTGCGCCACGGCGAGGGAACCTTTGACGTATTTGAGTGTCAACGGCTGCGCGTTTTCGCGGCGGGAGCCGCCTGTCGTCGAATAGCGGACGTGACCGATGGCCATCGTGCCGTTTAAATCGTCAAGAATCGATTCCGAAAAAACATCGCCGACGAGGCCGGCGTCTTTGTAGCACGTCAGCTCCAGGTCGTTGACGGCGGCGATGCCGCATTGCTCCTGACCGCGGTGCTGCAGGGCATATAGGCCGTAATACGTACTTTGCGCGCAGCGTCCGGCCTCGTCATAAATGCCGAAAACGCCGCATTCTTCGTGTATGGACATGCTTTCTCCTTCTTGGGCGGGCGAGCCCCCGCGCGATGGCGTTAGAACTTTCCAGTCGGGCGGTAAATATCCGGCCGGAGGGAGGAAATAATACGTAAAAATACGAAGGGTTGTGATGGTTTGGCGATCTCAATAATCAGAACGCTCATTATCTATATCGCGATCATCGTCTCTATGCGCCTGATGGGCAAGCGGCAGCTCGGCGAGCTGGAACCGGCGGAGCTTGTCGTCGCCGTTTTGATTTCAGACCTCGCTGCGCATCCCCTGCAGGATATCGGCACGCCGCTTTTATACGGGCTCGTACCGGTTGTGACGCTGTTGTGCTGCGAAGTTTTTGTTTCGGCGTTTATTATCAAAAGCCTGAAATTTCGGGCGTTTGTTTGTGGCAAGCCGAGCCTTGTCATCCAAAAGGGAACAATCATTCAGTCTGAAATGAAAAAGAACCGCTTTACGCTCGACGAGCTGTCCGAGCAGCTGCGCAAAAAGGATATTTCGGATATCAGCACCGTCAAGTACGCTGTTTTGGAAACGGACGGGTCGCTTTCGACGCTTCTTTACGCCGATCAATCACCGCTGACGCCAAAACAGATGAACGTGCAGACAGACGATACGGCTTACCCGGTCATGATCGTTAATGACGGCAGGGTGTTGAGCAACAATCTCGAAAAAATGGGGTATAACGACATCTGGCTCAAACGCCAGCTCTCAAACCGTAACATTCCAGACGTCAAAAAGGTCTATCTGATGACGGTTGACGAGGCCGGGCGGATTTATTTTGCCGAAAAAGAGGGCGTCTCATGAAAAAGGAACTTTTTATCGGCGTGTTTTTTACGCTTATAATTGCCGCCGCTATTGTCAACATTTATTTTTTAAATAAGCTGACCGATCATGTCACACAACTTGTCGATGAGGCCGGTGCGTACGCCGCGGCAGAAAAGTGGGACGCTGCCGGACGAAAAGCCGAAGAGGCATCAGCATTATGGGAGGGAAGCGACGGGTATACGCATCTCGTGCTCCGGCATCCGGAGATCGATGCGGCGACGGACGCGCTGTACGACCTACTTGAAAAAATATACGCGCGTGAATCAGGTGGTGCCGAAGGCGCTGCCAAGGCGGCAAGAGCCAGACTGCATAGCATTTCAGCGATCGAGCAGATCAAAATCGGCAGTATCTTTTGATTATTTGTCGTTGAGGAGCTTGTTGAGCTCGTTCATAAAGGTGTTGAGGTCTTTAAACTGCCTGTATACCGAGGCAAAGCGAACATACGCGACCTCGTCAAGCGTTTTAAGTTTTTTCATCACGAGCTCGCCGACGGCGGTGGAGTCAATCTCGCGCTCTAATGAGTTTGAGAGATCCTGCTCAATTTCGTCAACGGCCTTCTGGAGGTCGGCCAGCGGGACGGGGCGTTTTTCACAGGCGCGCAGCATGCCGTTTAAAATCTTCATTTTATCAAAGGTCTGGCGGCTGCCGTCTTTCTTGATAACGACAAGGGGAACGCGCTCCATGATTTCATACGTCGTAAACCGTTTCTGACAGGAGAGGCATTCGCGTCTTCTGCGAATGGTGGCGCCCTCCTCAGCAGGCCTTGAGTCGATGACCCGGCTTTCGGAATAACCGCAGTAGGGGCATTTCATAAATGGGCCTCCGTTCTATCTTTTTATGTCTGGCCGATGAAACAACAGCCATTATAACATAAAAAGACCCGATATGTACACAAAAAAACAAACGGTATGCGATAAAATTGATCGTATACCGTTACTGTATTTGTTATTTATGTCAAGTGCACAGCCAGTCGCTGATAACGTCCTGCATTGTTGTCGGCGTGACGAGATGGGAAGCCAAAAGGTCTGCCAGTGTAAGGATATCTGTCTGAGAAAAGGTGACGTTTGAAACAAGCGCTGTTTCGCCGCTTTCAGTAACCGTCACGCCGACGCCGTAATTTTCACAGCAAATGCCATCGTCTTTGTCGGCAGTGTCTTCGATCGTAATGAAGTAAACAAGTGTTTGCGCGGGCTTTTCTTCGCAGGACAAGAGCTTCTGACAAATTTCCATCTGACGCACCCAGACCACCCCTAAAATAATTACTTCATCGAAATTATTCCACAGGACTTTAATAAATTCCATCGTAAAATAGCGCAGAATACGACAAAATTCGACAAATACACCACATTTTGCGACAGAATACGGTATTCATCCCCGCTGTATAGACAAGGGTCAAATTAATTAGAGATAATTTGGCATAAATGTCAATTCAAATTTGCGCCAGACGATAAAATTCTTCTCGTGTCATGAGAACGTTGAGCACATCTAAAAAGCTGTTCGGTGATAAGCGCTCCGGCAAGTCAAGGGTTTTCATGAGGGCTTGCCGCCGTTTAACGCTCCCAGTGGTGCCGGACAGCCCAAGCTCAAATAAATCGGCTTTTGTGATGGGGTCGCCCGTTGGGGTGGCGGCATTCTCTGTTAAAAAAGTTGCCCCGGCGCGAACAAGCGCCTCAATAATCACATCGCGGCGCATCCCCTCAACACCGAGCTTGCCCTCCTTCGACGCGGTGCGCTTGCGCTTTTCGCGCCCCAAAACGTCGGGGATATAGGCGTTTTTGATGTTGTTTGTGCCGAGCAGGCTTTTCAGGCGGCCGCGAATGAGAAAACCGGCGCCGTCACTGTCAGTTAAGAGAATCAAACCGCGTTTTGCGGCTAGGCGGCGCAGCAGGGCAACTTTTTCCGCATCGGAAAATATCTGAAAGCCGCTTGTTTCGATCACCGTGGCGTCAACGGCTTGACTAACGGTGTTTTTATCGTATCGCCCTTCGACGACAATGACTTCCGAAACACGTTTCACGACGCCGCCCCTTTCCGTAAAACGGCCAAGTGAACGACAAGCTCTGTTAAAAGCTTTTCCGGGTCGCCGCCGCCGTTTAAGCGCAAAGCCGTCTCGGCGCTTTCCGTAACAGCTTGGCGCGCATAAGACAGCGGCGTTTTCCGAGCGCTGGCGTATAGCCCTCTTGCCTGAAAATCATAGCGGATACCGGCAAGCGTCATCAGCGTTTTTTCACCGAGGGCATTATCAAGCAAAACGCGTGCCGCCAAAAGCTGTCGGAGCTTCAATCCGATGGAAAAAAGCAGCTTGTGAGGCGGCTCATGCAGGCTTAAAAGGTCAGAGAGCGTTTGCAGGGCATTGCTAAATTGGCCGTCTGCCAATTGGTCTGTCAGCTTGTACGTGACGGCGTCGAGCACGGGTACGACGAGCGCGTCAATGTCGGCGCGGGTGACGGTGCTGCCGGAGGCGTACTGGCAGACCTTTTCAATTTCGCCGTTTAATGTTGTCATAAGGCCGCCGGTCATGAGAGCCAGATATTCGGCGTCCGTCGTCTCAATTTTTTTACCGGCGTCGGCAACGTGCGCTTTGATCCACCGGACAAGCTTGGAGGCGTCCTGCACTGTGAATTCTACGGTCACAGCGCGGTCTTTTATAAGCGCTGCTATTTTCTGCCGCCCGTCGGGCTTGTAGTCCAGCGTGTCATAAATGAAGATGAGACAGACGGTGTCCGGCAGCGCCGACAAAAGGTCATAGAGCTTTTTCTTTGTCTCTTCACCGGCCTTGAAAATATCAAAGTCCTCTACCTCTACAAGCGTCCGTTCCGAAAAAACGGGCAGCGTGTCACACGCTTCGGCAAGTGTTTCCATCGTGAGACCGCGCCCGTCAAAGCGCTTATGGTTGAATTCCGGAAACTGGACGACGAGCCGCTCCCGGATGGCGCCAAGGCTGTTTTCCAGCAGATAGCGCTCCTCGCCGTGAAAGATATACAGGTTGCCGATGGTGCCGGTGCTGATGGCTGCGCGCAGCGTGTCGTACCCGCTGCTGTCTTTTTTTTGTGCCATAAAAATGACCTCGATTCTGTGCGTTTGTATTAAGCCGTTGATTTAATTGTGACGGGACCTGCCTCGTCGGTTCGATAGACGAGAATGCCTCTGTCATAAAGCCTTTTGAGTGTCTCCGGCGCGGGATGGCCATAAGTGTTATAGCCGACGGATATGACGGCAATCTCCGGCGAAACGGCCTGGAGCAGGTCATCGGACGTCGCCGTTTTTGAGCCGTGGTGCCCGACGATTAAAAGCTCGATATCAGGCAGCTCGGCCGATGCCAAAAGCCTTTTTTCCTGCGCGCCGTTCATATCGCCGGTGATGAGCGCGTCAAAATCACCGCTCGAGCAGAGAATTGACAGACCGCGTTCATTTTCGCCGCTGTCACCGAGCGGCGCGTAAACATGCAAAACAGTATCGGCTGCCGTCACCGCACAGTTTTGCGTCACCTCGATGACGGCAACATCATGTGTGCGGGCGGTGCGCCGGATGTCCTCCGGCAGCGTGCCGCTGTCGATGGCGGGGTCCGGCATCAGAATAGCCGACACCTTTTCACGCGATAAAAGGGCGCAAACGCCGTTTGCGTGATCGGCATGAAAATGCGTGAGGATTAACAGGTCAACCGTTGTCCGCCCGCGGCTTTGAAGGTATTTTGTCAAAATATCGGCGACGTCCTTGCCGCTCGAGCTGCCGCAGTCGATGACGACGGTGGCGGCGCGGCTTGTCAGAACAAGGCACTGGCCTTGGCCGATTTGAAGCGCCGTCACGGAAAGGGCCGGGCTGTCGAAATAAAAAGCGGTCACTGTCAGGATGAAACACAACGCTAAGGACGACAGACAGACAGGGACGATGAGGTGGCGTTTGCTCAGTCTGAGAAGGAGGACGGCGCCAAAGATGATATACAGCGCGACAAGCCAGACCGTGATGGCCGGATTGGCGGTGTAAACGGCAGCAAGCGGCGTGTGCCCAAAAAATTCTATGACCGCCGTCATAAGCCGCGCCAAGAGGGAAGCGGGAAAAGCGACCGCCGCGCCGAGCGGAAACCAGATAAAGCCAAGGACGACGGCTGCAATACCGAGGCAGAACGCTGCCTCGCACGCCCAGAGAACGGCAATGTTTGTAACGGGCGCAAGCAGTGAAACGGTGCCGAAGGACAAAGCAATCAGCGGCAGCGTGAAGACAAGCGCCCCCACCGTCGCTGCCAGTGTTGCCGCGACATACCGGATAATGCCTTTCAAAAACCGCCGCTGAAGGATTTTATAGCGCGCCAGCGGGCGGAGAAGCGATGTGTTCAGGCGTTCTGTCATAAGAATCATGCCGAGCGTCGCGAGAAAGGACAGCTGCAGGCCGATGCTCCCGACCGCAAACGGGTTAAAGAGTAATATGAGCAGGAGCGCCGCCGACAAGGCCGTTACTGGGTCGCTTTCCC belongs to Oscillospiraceae bacterium CM and includes:
- a CDS encoding DUF421 domain-containing protein; this translates as MAISIIRTLIIYIAIIVSMRLMGKRQLGELEPAELVVAVLISDLAAHPLQDIGTPLLYGLVPVVTLLCCEVFVSAFIIKSLKFRAFVCGKPSLVIQKGTIIQSEMKKNRFTLDELSEQLRKKDISDISTVKYAVLETDGSLSTLLYADQSPLTPKQMNVQTDDTAYPVMIVNDGRVLSNNLEKMGYNDIWLKRQLSNRNIPDVKKVYLMTVDEAGRIYFAEKEGVS
- the holA gene encoding DNA polymerase III subunit delta yields the protein MAQKKDSSGYDTLRAAISTGTIGNLYIFHGEERYLLENSLGAIRERLVVQFPEFNHKRFDGRGLTMETLAEACDTLPVFSERTLVEVEDFDIFKAGEETKKKLYDLLSALPDTVCLIFIYDTLDYKPDGRQKIAALIKDRAVTVEFTVQDASKLVRWIKAHVADAGKKIETTDAEYLALMTGGLMTTLNGEIEKVCQYASGSTVTRADIDALVVPVLDAVTYKLTDQLADGQFSNALQTLSDLLSLHEPPHKLLFSIGLKLRQLLAARVLLDNALGEKTLMTLAGIRYDFQARGLYASARKTPLSYARQAVTESAETALRLNGGGDPEKLLTELVVHLAVLRKGAAS
- a CDS encoding DUF4363 family protein, with protein sequence MKKELFIGVFFTLIIAAAIVNIYFLNKLTDHVTQLVDEAGAYAAAEKWDAAGRKAEEASALWEGSDGYTHLVLRHPEIDAATDALYDLLEKIYARESGGAEGAAKAARARLHSISAIEQIKIGSIF
- the nrdR gene encoding transcriptional repressor NrdR; amino-acid sequence: MKCPYCGYSESRVIDSRPAEEGATIRRRRECLSCQKRFTTYEIMERVPLVVIKKDGSRQTFDKMKILNGMLRACEKRPVPLADLQKAVDEIEQDLSNSLEREIDSTAVGELVMKKLKTLDEVAYVRFASVYRQFKDLNTFMNELNKLLNDK
- a CDS encoding DNA internalization-related competence protein ComEC/Rec2; this translates as MRKLATAAASFSAAVFISLKLLPPSFVLIAAAAAAALSLFGLLLHGPARRRFFLIALSLSAGFLWVGIYKAVFYEPARQLDGQTRTVNAVVCDAPIVTDTVTRLPVAVSLAGHPAVRTQLYLYDNDGVSGLAPGNTITVTARFRLADTMYGEETDVFLSKGVYLFGTVTGPVTVTDSSKPVLFLPARVAAAVREMISRLFPADISGLMRALIIGDTSQLSRASALSAALSATGTTHIISVSGMNIAFLMGFVGLLIKNRRARALVGIPLVFVFMAVVGFAPPVTRAGIMQIFILTAPFVKRESDPVTALSAALLLILLFNPFAVGSIGLQLSFLATLGMILMTERLNTSLLRPLARYKILQRRFLKGIIRYVAATLAATVGALVFTLPLIALSFGTVSLLAPVTNIAVLWACEAAFCLGIAAVVLGFIWFPLGAAVAFPASLLARLMTAVIEFFGHTPLAAVYTANPAITVWLVALYIIFGAVLLLRLSKRHLIVPVCLSSLALCFILTVTAFYFDSPALSVTALQIGQGQCLVLTSRAATVVIDCGSSSGKDVADILTKYLQSRGRTTVDLLILTHFHADHANGVCALLSREKVSAILMPDPAIDSGTLPEDIRRTARTHDVAVIEVTQNCAVTAADTVLHVYAPLGDSGENERGLSILCSSGDFDALITGDMNGAQEKRLLASAELPDIELLIVGHHGSKTATSDDLLQAVSPEIAVISVGYNTYGHPAPETLKRLYDRGILVYRTDEAGPVTIKSTA
- a CDS encoding diaminopimelate epimerase, with amino-acid sequence MKFTKMHGIGNDYVHINCLTETVDDPAALSRRLSDRHFGIGGDGIILICPSETADFKMRIFNADGSEAQMCGNGIRSFGKYVFDRSLTEKTTLSVETLAGLKSLTLNVENGTVATVRVDMGEPILKAADIPVLSNTEDFINKPVTSGGETYTMTCVSMGNPHGVIFVDSVDALDLAHIGPPLENHTIFPERANIEFVECLNDETLKMRVWERGSGETLACGTGACAALVAAVLNGKARRHTTLLLRGGALDINWDESTNHVFMTGPAEFVFDGEI
- a CDS encoding DUF4093 domain-containing protein yields the protein MKRVSEVIVVEGRYDKNTVSQAVDATVIETSGFQIFSDAEKVALLRRLAAKRGLILLTDSDGAGFLIRGRLKSLLGTNNIKNAYIPDVLGREKRKRTASKEGKLGVEGMRRDVIIEALVRAGATFLTENAATPTGDPITKADLFELGLSGTTGSVKRRQALMKTLDLPERLSPNSFLDVLNVLMTREEFYRLAQI
- the purF gene encoding amidophosphoribosyltransferase; amino-acid sequence: MSIHEECGVFGIYDEAGRCAQSTYYGLYALQHRGQEQCGIAAVNDLELTCYKDAGLVGDVFSESILDDLNGTMAIGHVRYSTTGGSRRENAQPLTLKYVKGSLAVAHNGNLVNTEELKREYEYKGAIFHTTTDSEVIAYIIAQERLHSPSIEQAVRQAMDHLDGAYSLVVMSSRKLIAARDPWGFRPLCMGRRGNAIVFASESCALDSVGAVFERDIEPGEVVYVEDGVVSSLKYGCGKKSNLCIFEYIYFARPDSVIDGQSVHDSRMLAGAYLAEQYPIDADVVIGVPDSGLIAAKGYALASGIPYNDGFVKNRYVGRTFIKPTQQSRALAVKLKLNPLRATVSGKRVVMIDDSVVRGTTSGQIIRLLRDAGAKEVHMLSSAPKFVGPCYFGTDIPSKNELFACQYTTEEMCRIIGADSLGFLSLDNLQKIAPNAKCTFCDACFTENYPISGIHDGKCCG